Proteins encoded by one window of Haematobia irritans isolate KBUSLIRL chromosome 2, ASM5000362v1, whole genome shotgun sequence:
- the RpL13 gene encoding ribosomal protein L13 yields MGKGNNMIPNAHFHKWWQRHVKTWFNQPARKIRRRQNRIKKAKAVFPRPAAGPLRPVVRCPTIRYHTKLRAGRGFTLEELKGAGIAAGFAKTIGIAVDRRRKNKSIESRQRNIQRLKEYKSKLILFPINEKKVRKGESSLEECKLATQLKGEVMPIKKEQPILEFREVTKDEKKFKAFATLRKARSDARLVGIRAKQARENAENEDPSKKK; encoded by the exons ATGGGTAAGGGAAACAATATGATTCCAAATGCTCACTTCCATAAGTGGTGGCAACGGCATGTCAAGACATGGTTTAACCAGCCAGCCCGCAAGATCCGCAGGCGCCAGAATCGTATTAAAAAAGCGAAAGCAGTGTTTCCCCGTCCTGCTGCCGGTCCACTTCGTCCAGTTGTCAGATGTCCCACTATCCGCTACCATACTAAATTGCGTGCCGGTCGTGGATTCACTTTAGAAGAGTTGAAG GGTGCTGGTATCGCTGCCGGATTCGCTAAAACTATTGGTATAGCCGTCGATCGCAGGCGCAAAAACAAATCGATTGAATCCCGTCAACGCAATATCCAGCGCTTGAAAGAATACAAGAGCAAATTAATTCTCTTCCCCATCAACGAGAAGAAGGTGCGCAAGGGCGAGTCATCTCTCGAAGAATGTAAATTGGCTACCCAACTCAAGGGTGAAGTTATGCCCATTAAGAAAGAACAGCCTATCCTTGAATTCCGTGAAGTCACAAAGGACGAGAAGAAATTCAAAGCATTCGCTACTCTACGTAAAGCTCGCTCTGATGCACGCCTTGTTGGCATCCGCGCTAAACAAGCTCGTGAAAATGCTGAAAATGAAGATCCtagcaaaaaaaagtaa